In one window of Chryseobacterium sp. JV274 DNA:
- a CDS encoding Crp/Fnr family transcriptional regulator, with the protein MHDQLYQLISKNVKLSDSDRELCTQYFEPVSYLKNRVIEEEEKIPQYLYFVVSGFVRLFHYNDRGDEITTHINCPPGFITSYSNFANQSKSDENLECITECELLRITKTDLDLLMQQSPAFKDFSFLILQQSLSYNEKRAKELATLTAEKRYLKLMAQNPEILHNVPMQYIASFLGMNPKSLSRIRKQIVK; encoded by the coding sequence ATGCATGATCAGCTGTACCAACTTATTTCGAAAAACGTAAAGCTCTCAGATTCAGACAGAGAGCTGTGTACTCAATATTTCGAACCTGTCTCGTATCTAAAAAATAGAGTAATTGAGGAAGAAGAAAAAATACCACAGTACTTGTATTTTGTGGTTTCTGGATTTGTCCGGCTTTTCCATTATAATGATAGAGGAGATGAGATAACCACCCATATCAACTGTCCTCCCGGCTTCATTACCTCTTATTCTAACTTTGCCAATCAGAGTAAATCTGATGAGAATCTGGAGTGCATTACTGAATGTGAGCTTTTACGAATTACAAAGACTGATCTTGATCTGCTTATGCAGCAAAGTCCTGCATTTAAAGACTTTAGTTTTTTGATATTGCAGCAATCATTATCCTACAATGAAAAACGTGCAAAGGAGCTGGCAACGCTTACTGCCGAAAAACGTTATTTAAAGCTGATGGCTCAAAACCCTGAAATTTTACACAATGTCCCTATGCAGTATATTGCATCTTTTTTAGGGATGAATCCTAAAAGTTTGAGCCGTATCCGAAAACAGATTGTTAAGTAA
- a CDS encoding NAD-dependent epimerase/dehydratase family protein, translating into MTSRNLVLVSGANGHLGNNLVRLLINKGFQVRASVRNIKNRECFKDLDCEVVQADITDKVSFIKALQDVHTFYAVGASFKLWAKDPKKEIYDVNINGTRNTIQAAAEAGVKRIVYVSSIAALDYTNLPTKENNGYNPDRRDMYYNSKNDGEKLAFQLAKELGIELVSVMPGAMIGGEAFLPLNVSYGVLKLILNKQIPMDTKITLNWIDVKDVAEGCYLAAQKGRSGERYILAHEKCMTITDTTKLAQKLYPELKIKIPGSVPKFILYAIAGLMEFSAKITGKPPLLTTKEIAMFSGLQQNFDISKSRNELGFYPKNSEQTVKEAFSFLMENKNLL; encoded by the coding sequence ATGACAAGCAGAAACTTAGTATTGGTGTCAGGAGCCAATGGACATTTGGGCAACAACCTTGTAAGGTTACTCATCAATAAAGGATTTCAGGTCCGGGCATCTGTCCGCAACATCAAAAATAGAGAATGTTTCAAGGATTTAGACTGCGAAGTAGTACAGGCTGATATTACGGACAAAGTTTCATTTATTAAGGCTCTTCAGGATGTTCATACGTTTTATGCTGTAGGAGCTTCATTCAAATTGTGGGCAAAAGATCCTAAAAAGGAAATCTACGACGTAAATATAAATGGAACCCGGAATACTATTCAAGCCGCTGCTGAAGCGGGTGTAAAAAGAATTGTCTATGTAAGTTCTATTGCGGCTTTAGATTACACCAATCTCCCTACTAAAGAAAACAATGGGTATAATCCAGACCGCCGAGATATGTATTATAATTCCAAAAACGATGGTGAAAAACTGGCCTTTCAACTTGCCAAAGAATTAGGAATAGAACTGGTATCCGTAATGCCTGGTGCGATGATAGGTGGTGAGGCATTTCTTCCTTTGAATGTCTCTTATGGTGTACTGAAGCTAATTTTAAATAAGCAAATTCCAATGGATACCAAAATAACACTTAATTGGATAGATGTAAAAGATGTCGCCGAAGGATGCTATCTTGCTGCACAAAAAGGGCGCTCAGGGGAACGATATATTTTAGCTCATGAAAAATGCATGACTATTACTGACACGACCAAATTGGCTCAGAAACTTTATCCGGAATTGAAAATCAAAATACCAGGCTCTGTTCCTAAGTTTATACTATATGCAATTGCAGGGTTAATGGAATTTTCAGCTAAAATAACTGGAAAACCTCCGTTATTAACTACAAAAGAGATTGCAATGTTTTCGGGATTACAACAGAACTTTGATATATCTAAATCCAGAAATGAACTAGGCTTTTATCCAAAAAATTCTGAGCAAACAGTGAAGGAAGCTTTCTCTTTTCTCATGGAAAATAAGAATTTGTTGTAA